The proteins below are encoded in one region of Rhizobacter sp.:
- the purH gene encoding bifunctional phosphoribosylaminoimidazolecarboxamide formyltransferase/IMP cyclohydrolase produces MQALISVSDKTGVLDFARELNALGVKLLSTGGTAKLLADAGLPVTEVADHTGFPEMLDGRVKTLHPTIHGGLLARRDLPEHVAAIQKHNIAPIDILCVNLYPFEATVAKPGCTLEDAIENIDIGGPAMVRSAAKNWKDVAVLTDASQYAQVVAELKANKSVSKETKFALSVAAFNRISNYDAAISDYLSSLQADGSRAEYPAQSNGRFVKLQDLRYGENPHQTAAYYRDLHPAPGSLVTGKQLQGKELSYNNIADADAAWECVKSFDTPACVIVKHANPCGVALGANAAEAYAKALKTDPTSAFGGIIAFNTEVDASTAEHATKLFMEVLIAPSFTSDALAIFAAKKNVRVLQIALPKGGATAWEQGRNAQDVKRIGSGLLIQSADNHELKLSDLKVVTKAQPTKQQLEDMLFAWTVAKYVKSNAIVFCAGGMTLGVGAGQMSRLDSARIAGIKAEAAGLSLKGSAVASDAFFPFRDTLDELVKAGATSVIHPGGSVRDEEVIGAANEHGIAMVLTGVRHFRH; encoded by the coding sequence ATGCAAGCCCTGATTTCCGTTTCCGACAAGACCGGCGTGCTCGACTTCGCACGCGAGCTGAACGCGCTCGGCGTGAAGCTGCTCTCGACCGGCGGCACCGCCAAGCTGCTGGCCGACGCCGGCCTGCCCGTGACCGAGGTGGCCGACCACACCGGCTTCCCCGAGATGCTCGACGGCCGCGTGAAGACGCTGCACCCCACCATCCACGGCGGCCTGCTCGCACGCCGCGACCTGCCCGAGCACGTGGCCGCGATCCAGAAGCACAACATCGCGCCGATCGACATCCTCTGCGTGAACCTTTACCCCTTCGAGGCAACTGTCGCCAAGCCCGGCTGCACGCTCGAAGACGCGATCGAGAACATCGACATCGGCGGCCCGGCGATGGTGCGATCGGCGGCGAAGAACTGGAAGGACGTGGCAGTGCTGACCGACGCGTCGCAATACGCGCAGGTGGTCGCCGAGCTGAAGGCGAACAAGAGCGTGAGCAAGGAAACCAAGTTCGCGCTGTCGGTCGCTGCATTCAACCGCATCTCGAACTACGACGCGGCCATCAGCGACTACCTCTCCTCGCTGCAGGCCGACGGCTCGCGCGCCGAATACCCGGCGCAGAGCAACGGCCGCTTCGTCAAGCTGCAGGACCTGCGCTACGGCGAGAACCCGCACCAGACGGCCGCGTACTACCGCGACCTGCACCCGGCCCCCGGCTCGCTCGTCACCGGCAAGCAGCTGCAGGGCAAGGAGCTCTCGTACAACAACATCGCCGACGCTGATGCGGCATGGGAGTGCGTGAAAAGCTTCGACACACCCGCCTGCGTGATCGTCAAGCACGCGAACCCCTGCGGCGTGGCCCTCGGTGCCAACGCGGCCGAGGCCTACGCCAAGGCCTTGAAGACCGATCCGACCTCGGCCTTCGGCGGCATCATTGCCTTCAATACGGAGGTGGATGCATCGACCGCTGAGCACGCCACCAAGTTGTTCATGGAAGTGCTGATCGCCCCGTCATTCACGAGCGATGCGCTGGCCATCTTCGCCGCCAAGAAAAACGTGCGCGTGCTGCAGATCGCACTGCCCAAGGGCGGCGCCACCGCCTGGGAACAAGGCCGCAACGCGCAAGACGTGAAGCGCATCGGCTCGGGCCTCCTGATCCAGAGCGCCGACAACCATGAGCTGAAGCTGTCGGACCTGAAGGTCGTGACGAAGGCGCAGCCGACGAAGCAGCAGCTCGAAGACATGCTCTTCGCCTGGACGGTGGCCAAGTACGTGAAGAGCAACGCCATCGTCTTCTGCGCCGGCGGCATGACGCTCGGCGTGGGTGCCGGCCAGATGAGCCGCCTCGACTCGGCGCGCATCGCGGGCATCAAGGCCGAAGCCGCGGGCCTGTCGCTGAAGGGCTCGGCCGTGGCAAGCGATGCCTTCTTCCCGTTCCGCGACACGCTCGACGAGCTGGTGAAGGCCGGGGCCACCAGCGTGATCCATCCGGGGGGCAGCGTGCGCGATGAAGAGGTGATCGGTGCGGCGAACGAACATGGCATCGCCATGGTGTTGACTGGCGTCCGCCACTTCAGACACTGA
- a CDS encoding Fis family transcriptional regulator, translating into MSKKHIEECVRDSLEAYFKDLRGVEPTAMYDMILKVVEKPLLDVVMKHADGNQSRAAEWLGINRNTLRRKLLDHKLVK; encoded by the coding sequence ATGAGCAAGAAGCACATAGAAGAATGCGTGCGCGACAGCCTGGAGGCCTATTTCAAGGACCTGCGCGGCGTGGAGCCCACCGCCATGTACGACATGATCCTCAAGGTGGTTGAAAAGCCGCTGCTCGACGTGGTGATGAAGCACGCCGACGGCAACCAGAGCCGCGCCGCCGAATGGCTGGGCATCAACCGCAACACGCTGCGGCGCAAGCTGCTCGACCACAAGCTCGTTAAATAA
- the dusB gene encoding tRNA dihydrouridine synthase DusB, producing MQIGHISLANNLFAAPMAGVTDRPFRQLCKRLGAGYAVSEMVTSRKDLWNSLKTSRRANHDGEVAPIAVQIAGTEPQMMAEAAAYNIDRGAQIIDINMGCPAKKVCTKWAGSALMQDEPLATAIIDAVVAACAPHKVPVTLKMRTGWCQAERNAVRLARVAESVGVAMVTVHGRTREQGYGGHAEYDTIAAVKAALSIPVVANGDIDSPEKAREVLAATGADAIMIGRAAQGRPWIFREIAHFLATGEHLPAPEVQQAKQWLLEHLHEHYDLYGEYTGVRTARKHIGWAVRALPGGEDFRAFMNKLETCDTQVRAVTDWFDQLADTHQRLPATSHAADDILIEQEA from the coding sequence ATGCAGATCGGCCACATCTCCCTCGCGAACAATCTGTTCGCCGCGCCGATGGCCGGCGTGACCGACCGGCCGTTCCGGCAGCTGTGCAAACGGCTGGGTGCGGGCTACGCGGTGAGCGAGATGGTGACCTCGCGCAAAGACTTGTGGAACAGCCTCAAGACCTCGCGCCGCGCCAACCATGACGGCGAAGTGGCGCCGATTGCGGTGCAGATCGCCGGCACCGAGCCGCAGATGATGGCCGAGGCCGCCGCCTACAACATCGACCGCGGCGCCCAGATCATCGACATCAACATGGGCTGCCCGGCCAAGAAGGTGTGCACCAAATGGGCCGGCTCGGCGCTGATGCAGGACGAGCCGCTCGCCACCGCGATCATCGACGCCGTGGTCGCGGCCTGTGCCCCGCACAAGGTGCCCGTCACGCTGAAGATGCGCACCGGGTGGTGCCAGGCCGAGCGCAATGCGGTGCGGCTGGCGCGCGTGGCCGAATCGGTGGGCGTCGCGATGGTCACGGTGCACGGCCGCACCCGCGAGCAAGGCTACGGCGGCCACGCCGAGTACGACACCATCGCCGCCGTGAAGGCAGCGCTGAGCATCCCGGTCGTCGCCAACGGCGACATCGACAGCCCCGAGAAAGCGCGCGAGGTGCTCGCCGCCACCGGCGCCGACGCCATCATGATCGGCCGCGCCGCCCAAGGCCGGCCATGGATCTTCCGCGAGATCGCGCACTTCCTCGCCACCGGCGAGCACCTGCCCGCCCCCGAGGTGCAGCAGGCCAAGCAGTGGCTGCTCGAGCACCTGCACGAGCACTACGACCTGTACGGTGAATACACGGGCGTGCGCACCGCCCGCAAGCACATTGGCTGGGCCGTGCGCGCCTTGCCAGGCGGCGAAGACTTCCGCGCCTTCATGAACAAGCTGGAAACCTGCGACACGCAGGTCCGCGCCGTGACCGACTGGTTCGACCAGTTGGCCGACACCCATCAGCGACTGCCAGCCACGAGCCACGCAGCAGACGACATCCTCATCGAACAAGAAGCATGA
- a CDS encoding DedA family protein has translation MQEWIESLLALLALPKFGLSTVFVVAFISATLLPLGSEPAVFGLVKLNPELFWPAVLVATAGNTLGGAVTYWMGYGAERAYEKVAHHAPHEARVLTWLRQFGPRACLMSWLPILGDPLCGVAGWMRLPFWPCVLYMAIGKFGRYLVMTAVLLWLWPGQYGG, from the coding sequence ATGCAGGAATGGATCGAATCGTTGCTCGCGCTTCTCGCCCTCCCGAAGTTCGGGCTGAGCACCGTCTTCGTCGTCGCCTTCATCTCGGCCACGCTGCTGCCTCTGGGCTCCGAACCCGCGGTGTTCGGCCTCGTCAAGCTCAACCCCGAGCTCTTCTGGCCCGCAGTGCTCGTGGCCACCGCCGGCAACACGCTCGGCGGTGCCGTGACCTACTGGATGGGCTATGGCGCCGAGCGGGCCTATGAAAAAGTCGCGCATCACGCACCGCACGAGGCGCGAGTGCTCACGTGGCTGCGCCAGTTCGGGCCCCGGGCCTGCTTGATGTCGTGGTTGCCCATCCTCGGCGACCCGCTGTGCGGTGTGGCCGGTTGGATGCGGCTGCCCTTCTGGCCCTGCGTGCTCTACATGGCGATCGGCAAGTTTGGCCGCTACCTCGTGATGACGGCGGTGCTGCTGTGGCTGTGGCCGGGGCAGTACGGCGGCTGA
- a CDS encoding phasin family protein, producing MVKKLKQMADKKAASPASLLDSQFAATVKDSAQQIWLAGLGAFSKAQEEGGKVFEALVKEGVTLQKKTQSVAEGKLNEMASKMTGMAGDVTSKAGQHWDKLESIFEERTAKALAKLGVPSAKDVAALHKRIDELSAQLGKASKSPAPRATARTAAKTAAKPAAKKAARKTA from the coding sequence ATGGTCAAGAAACTCAAGCAGATGGCCGACAAGAAGGCCGCGTCGCCCGCAAGCCTGCTCGACAGCCAGTTCGCCGCCACGGTGAAGGACTCGGCCCAGCAGATCTGGCTCGCCGGCCTGGGCGCGTTTTCCAAGGCGCAGGAAGAAGGTGGCAAGGTCTTCGAAGCGCTGGTGAAGGAAGGCGTGACGCTGCAGAAGAAGACGCAGAGCGTGGCCGAAGGCAAGCTCAACGAGATGGCCAGCAAGATGACCGGCATGGCCGGTGACGTGACCAGCAAGGCCGGCCAGCACTGGGACAAGCTGGAGTCGATCTTCGAAGAGCGCACCGCCAAGGCGCTGGCGAAGCTGGGCGTGCCGAGCGCGAAGGACGTGGCCGCCCTGCACAAGCGCATCGACGAGCTGAGCGCTCAGCTCGGCAAGGCCAGCAAGTCGCCGGCGCCGCGCGCCACGGCCAGGACGGCCGCAAAGACCGCGGCCAAGCCTGCCGCCAAGAAGGCCGCGCGCAAGACCGCCTGA
- a CDS encoding SDR family oxidoreductase: MQYFVTGATGFIGKRLVKTLLQRRGATVHFLLREGSEGKLPALLEYWGVDARRAVPVYGDLTAKKLGVSAEAVKKLKGHIDHVYHLAAVYDLKADEESQVHVNVEGTRNLVEFAKAIDAGHLHHVSSIAAAGLYEGVFREDMFDEAENLDHPYFMTKHESEKIVRTESKVPWTVYRPALVVGDSQTGEMDKVDGPYYFFKLIQRMRQLLPPWMPSIGLEGGRINIVPVDFVVSALDHISHQKTDLNKKCFHLVDPEGYRVGDVLDVFSKAAHAPKMNLFINAALLGFIPKGIKKGLMALAPVRRVRHAVMKDLGLPEDILTFVNYPTRFDCRETTAALKGSGIACPKLPNYAWRLWDYWERNLDPALFVDRSLRGTVGGKVVLVTGGSSGIGLAAAIKFAEAGAITIICARDEAKLAEAKKEIMAAAGKGANVATYSADIADEASCAGLIAWLTETYGGVDFLINNAGRSIRRAIESSYDRFHDFERTMQLNYFGCLRVTMGLLPGMVAKKKGHIVNISSIGVLTNAPRFSAYVASKAALDAWTRCASSEYADTGITFTTINMPLVRTPMIAPTKIYNNVPTLAPEEAADMIAEACVDKPVRIATRLGVTGEVLHALLPRVAQIVMNTSFRMFPDSSAAKGDKSGKPSLSPEAMAMQQMMRGIHF, from the coding sequence ATGCAGTATTTCGTGACCGGAGCCACCGGCTTCATCGGCAAACGCCTCGTCAAGACCTTGCTGCAGCGTCGCGGTGCGACCGTGCACTTTCTGCTGCGCGAGGGCAGCGAGGGCAAGCTGCCGGCACTGCTGGAGTACTGGGGCGTCGACGCGCGCCGTGCCGTGCCGGTCTACGGCGACCTGACGGCCAAGAAGCTGGGCGTCTCGGCCGAGGCGGTCAAGAAGCTCAAAGGCCACATCGACCACGTTTACCACCTGGCCGCGGTGTACGACCTGAAGGCCGACGAAGAGTCGCAGGTGCATGTGAACGTGGAAGGCACGCGCAACCTCGTCGAGTTCGCGAAGGCCATCGACGCCGGGCATCTGCACCACGTGAGCAGCATTGCCGCCGCCGGCCTTTACGAGGGCGTGTTCCGCGAAGACATGTTTGACGAGGCCGAGAACCTCGACCACCCCTACTTCATGACCAAGCACGAGAGCGAGAAGATCGTGCGCACCGAAAGCAAGGTGCCGTGGACGGTCTACCGCCCCGCGCTCGTGGTGGGCGACTCGCAGACCGGCGAGATGGACAAGGTCGACGGGCCGTACTACTTCTTCAAGCTCATCCAGCGCATGCGGCAGCTGCTGCCGCCGTGGATGCCCAGCATCGGCCTGGAAGGCGGGCGCATCAACATCGTGCCGGTCGACTTCGTGGTGAGCGCGCTCGACCACATCAGCCACCAGAAGACCGATCTGAACAAGAAGTGCTTCCACCTCGTCGACCCCGAGGGCTACCGCGTGGGCGACGTGCTCGACGTCTTCAGCAAGGCCGCGCACGCGCCGAAGATGAATCTCTTCATCAACGCCGCGCTGCTCGGCTTCATCCCCAAGGGCATCAAGAAGGGTCTCATGGCCCTGGCCCCGGTGCGCCGCGTGCGCCACGCGGTGATGAAGGACCTGGGCCTGCCGGAAGACATCCTCACCTTCGTCAACTACCCCACGCGCTTCGATTGCCGCGAGACCACCGCGGCGCTGAAGGGCAGCGGCATCGCCTGCCCCAAGCTCCCCAACTACGCCTGGCGCCTGTGGGACTACTGGGAGCGCAACCTCGACCCGGCGCTCTTCGTCGACCGCAGCCTGCGCGGCACGGTGGGCGGCAAGGTGGTGCTGGTGACGGGCGGCTCCTCGGGCATCGGCCTGGCGGCGGCGATCAAGTTTGCCGAGGCGGGCGCGATCACCATCATCTGCGCGCGCGACGAAGCCAAGCTCGCCGAGGCGAAGAAGGAGATCATGGCCGCCGCCGGCAAGGGCGCGAACGTGGCGACCTACTCGGCCGACATTGCCGACGAGGCCAGCTGCGCCGGGCTCATCGCCTGGCTGACCGAGACCTACGGCGGGGTCGACTTCCTCATCAACAACGCGGGTCGTTCGATCCGCCGCGCCATCGAAAGCAGCTACGACCGCTTCCACGATTTCGAGCGCACGATGCAGCTCAACTACTTCGGCTGCCTGCGCGTGACGATGGGTTTGCTGCCGGGCATGGTGGCGAAGAAGAAGGGGCACATCGTCAACATCAGCTCGATCGGTGTGCTGACGAACGCGCCGCGCTTCTCGGCGTATGTGGCGAGCAAGGCGGCGCTGGATGCGTGGACGCGCTGCGCGTCGAGCGAGTACGCCGACACCGGCATCACGTTCACGACCATCAACATGCCGCTGGTGCGCACGCCGATGATTGCGCCCACCAAGATCTACAACAACGTGCCGACGCTCGCGCCCGAGGAAGCCGCCGACATGATCGCGGAGGCGTGTGTGGACAAGCCGGTGCGGATTGCCACCCGGCTCGGCGTCACCGGGGAGGTGTTGCATGCGCTCTTGCCGCGGGTGGCGCAGATCGTGATGAATACGAGCTTCCGGATGTTTCCGGACAGCTCTGCGGCGAAGGGGGACAAGAGTGGGAAGCCCTCTCTTTCTCCGGAGGCGATGGCGATGCAGCAGATGATGAGGGGGATTCACTTCTGA
- a CDS encoding RNA methyltransferase: MRIHDIRQRLAALGAGPKHTARVLRLWSQAMPQDSGKRRLEDFMPQGVREALPTLSAELQALATLRAEHIGEDGSSRLLVELADGQTVESVLLPRDGLCVSTQVGCAVGCVFCMTGQSGLLRQLGSAEIVAQVALARTKRVVKKVVFMGMGEPAHNLDNVLEAIDLLGTGGNIGHKELVFSTVGDARVFEQLPLQTVKPALALSLHSTKPELRAELLPRAPRIDPADLVEEGERYARLTHYPIQYQWTLLDGINDGDDELDGIVRLLKGKYAVMNMIPYNQIDGLPYQRPSWEKAASIARRLHQRGVLTKLRHSAGQDVDGGCGQLRARISATEEPVAPRARRVVPLRPVAS; encoded by the coding sequence ATGCGCATCCACGACATCCGTCAGCGACTCGCCGCCCTCGGCGCCGGCCCCAAGCACACCGCCCGTGTGCTCCGCCTCTGGTCGCAAGCGATGCCCCAAGACAGCGGCAAGCGCCGCCTCGAAGACTTCATGCCGCAGGGCGTGCGCGAAGCCCTCCCCACGCTCAGCGCAGAGCTGCAAGCCCTGGCCACACTGCGCGCCGAGCACATCGGCGAAGACGGCTCCTCCCGCCTCCTCGTCGAGCTGGCCGACGGCCAGACCGTCGAAAGCGTGCTACTCCCCCGCGACGGCCTGTGCGTCTCCACGCAAGTCGGCTGTGCCGTCGGCTGCGTCTTCTGCATGACGGGCCAGAGCGGCCTCCTGCGCCAGCTCGGCAGCGCCGAGATCGTCGCCCAGGTCGCCCTCGCCCGCACGAAACGCGTGGTGAAGAAGGTCGTCTTCATGGGCATGGGCGAGCCCGCTCACAACCTCGACAACGTGCTTGAAGCCATCGACCTGCTCGGCACTGGCGGCAACATCGGCCACAAGGAGCTGGTGTTCTCCACCGTTGGCGACGCGCGTGTCTTCGAGCAACTGCCGCTGCAGACCGTGAAGCCGGCGCTCGCGCTGTCCTTACATTCCACGAAGCCTGAGCTGCGCGCCGAACTGCTGCCGCGCGCCCCGCGCATCGATCCGGCCGACCTGGTGGAAGAGGGCGAGCGCTACGCCCGCCTCACGCACTACCCGATCCAGTACCAGTGGACTCTGCTCGACGGCATCAACGACGGCGACGACGAACTCGACGGCATCGTGCGCCTGCTCAAGGGCAAGTACGCGGTGATGAACATGATCCCGTACAACCAGATCGACGGGCTGCCCTACCAGCGGCCCTCGTGGGAGAAGGCCGCTTCGATCGCCCGCCGCCTTCACCAGCGCGGCGTGCTGACCAAGCTGCGCCATTCGGCGGGTCAGGACGTCGACGGCGGCTGCGGCCAGCTGCGCGCCCGAATCAGCGCGACGGAAGAGCCGGTCGCACCAAGGGCGCGGCGCGTCGTGCCGCTGCGCCCGGTCGCGAGCTAA
- a CDS encoding MFS transporter, with protein sequence MSSTATPAFPAHRTSSIHHAPGSSQHERVAPGDIAVGVVIGRASEYFDFFVYGIASALVFPAVFFPFAGRLEGILYAFALFAFAFVVRPIGTLAGMEIQRRFGRSTKLTIALFLLGTSTVSMALLPGYDTWGELSIVLLAVCRIGQGLAMGASWDGLPSLLALNAPKHRRGWYAMLAQLGAPLGFLIACSLFAYLWKNLDAADFLTWGWRYPFYAAFAINVVALFARLRLVVTHEYERDLHARELEPCNERELFRKQGRHIVIGAFAALASYALFHIVTVFPLSWILLYSDQVTGEFLAVQVVGAVLAAAAMPVSGLIADRIGRRRTLALLAVLIAVFSLFAPLLLDGGTLGQDLFILVGFVLMGLSYGQAAGTVTANFASKFRYTGAALTSDFAWLIGAAFAPLVALGLSARFGLIALTVYLLSGCVCTLLALRASRSLAARG encoded by the coding sequence ATGTCGAGCACCGCCACCCCCGCCTTCCCCGCCCACCGGACCAGCAGCATCCACCACGCCCCCGGCAGCTCGCAGCACGAGCGCGTGGCCCCGGGAGACATCGCCGTCGGCGTGGTGATCGGGCGGGCTTCCGAATACTTCGACTTCTTCGTCTACGGCATCGCTTCGGCGCTCGTCTTCCCGGCGGTGTTCTTTCCGTTCGCGGGGCGGCTCGAAGGCATCCTCTACGCGTTTGCGCTGTTCGCCTTCGCCTTCGTCGTGCGCCCCATCGGCACGCTGGCCGGCATGGAAATCCAGCGCCGCTTCGGCCGCAGCACCAAGCTGACCATCGCCCTCTTCCTGCTCGGCACCTCCACCGTGAGCATGGCGCTGCTCCCGGGTTACGACACCTGGGGCGAGCTCTCGATCGTGCTGCTGGCCGTCTGTCGCATCGGCCAGGGCCTGGCGATGGGCGCCTCGTGGGACGGCCTTCCCTCGCTGCTGGCGCTCAACGCGCCGAAGCACCGCCGCGGCTGGTACGCGATGCTCGCGCAGCTGGGCGCGCCGCTCGGCTTCCTGATCGCCTGCAGCCTCTTCGCCTACCTGTGGAAGAACCTCGACGCCGCCGACTTCCTCACCTGGGGCTGGCGCTACCCGTTCTACGCCGCCTTCGCGATCAACGTGGTGGCGCTCTTCGCGCGGCTGCGGCTCGTCGTCACCCACGAGTACGAGCGCGACCTGCATGCCCGTGAGCTCGAGCCGTGCAACGAGCGCGAGCTGTTCCGCAAGCAGGGCCGGCACATCGTGATTGGCGCGTTTGCCGCGCTGGCGAGCTACGCGCTCTTTCACATCGTGACGGTGTTTCCGCTGTCGTGGATCCTGCTGTACTCCGACCAGGTGACCGGCGAGTTCCTCGCGGTGCAGGTCGTCGGCGCGGTGCTCGCCGCCGCCGCCATGCCCGTGTCGGGCCTGATCGCCGACCGCATCGGCCGCCGCCGCACGCTCGCGCTGCTGGCGGTGTTGATTGCCGTGTTCAGCCTCTTCGCGCCGCTGCTGCTCGACGGCGGCACGCTGGGGCAAGACCTCTTCATCCTCGTCGGCTTCGTGCTGATGGGCCTGTCGTATGGCCAGGCAGCCGGCACGGTGACGGCCAACTTCGCCTCGAAGTTCCGCTACACCGGCGCGGCGCTCACCTCCGACTTCGCGTGGCTGATCGGCGCGGCGTTTGCACCGCTGGTGGCGCTGGGCCTGTCGGCCCGCTTCGGGCTGATCGCGCTCACCGTCTACCTGCTGTCGGGTTGCGTGTGCACGCTGCTCGCACTGCGGGCCAGCCGCTCGCTGGCGGCACGGGGCTGA
- the cyoA gene encoding ubiquinol oxidase subunit II yields MNPSGDIASQQADLIVSSTVLMLLIIVPVIVLTLVFAWRYRESNTEATYDPEWDHSTKLELVIWGAPLLIIIALGALTWISTHKLDPWRPLQRIDAQRPINPQDPKTKPLVVQVVALDWKWLFVYPEQGIATVNELAAPVDRPIQFRITSSTVMNSFYVPALAGQIYAMPGMETKLHAVINRAGVYDGFSANFSGDGFSHMRFKFHGLSDAGFARWVESHKASKDELTRAVYLTLEQPSAREPVRRYGRVDPKLFDAVLNRCVDTAKMCMNEMMAIDAAGGMGKQGLAYLERKPWRDGERAYVATALCTPDNPTGSPLLADSQPALARR; encoded by the coding sequence ATGAACCCCTCGGGCGACATCGCCTCGCAGCAGGCCGACCTCATCGTCTCGTCCACCGTGCTGATGCTCCTGATCATCGTGCCGGTGATCGTGCTCACGCTGGTCTTCGCGTGGCGCTACCGCGAGAGCAACACCGAGGCCACCTACGACCCCGAGTGGGACCACTCCACCAAGCTGGAACTGGTGATCTGGGGCGCGCCGCTCCTGATCATCATCGCCCTTGGTGCGCTCACCTGGATCAGCACCCACAAGCTCGACCCGTGGCGCCCGCTGCAGCGCATCGACGCGCAGCGCCCCATCAACCCGCAAGACCCGAAGACCAAGCCGCTGGTGGTGCAGGTCGTCGCGCTCGACTGGAAGTGGCTCTTCGTCTACCCCGAGCAGGGCATCGCCACCGTCAACGAGCTGGCCGCGCCGGTCGACCGGCCGATCCAGTTCCGCATCACCTCGTCGACGGTGATGAACTCCTTCTATGTGCCGGCGCTCGCCGGCCAGATCTACGCCATGCCGGGCATGGAAACCAAGCTGCACGCCGTGATCAACCGCGCCGGCGTGTACGACGGTTTCTCCGCCAACTTCAGCGGTGACGGTTTCTCGCACATGCGCTTCAAGTTCCACGGCCTGTCGGACGCCGGCTTCGCGCGCTGGGTCGAGAGCCACAAGGCCTCGAAAGACGAGCTGACCCGCGCCGTCTACCTGACGCTCGAGCAACCGAGCGCGCGTGAGCCGGTGCGGCGCTATGGCCGCGTCGACCCGAAGCTCTTCGACGCGGTGCTCAACCGCTGCGTCGACACCGCCAAGATGTGCATGAACGAGATGATGGCCATCGATGCCGCCGGCGGCATGGGCAAACAAGGCCTCGCCTACCTGGAACGCAAGCCCTGGCGCGACGGCGAACGCGCCTACGTCGCCACCGCCCTGTGCACCCCCGACAACCCGACCGGCTCGCCGCTCCTCGCGGACAGCCAGCCTGCCCTGGCACGCCGCTGA